A region from the Clostridium beijerinckii genome encodes:
- a CDS encoding 30S ribosomal protein S7 — protein sequence MPRKGHISKRDVLPDPVYNSKVVTKFINSIMEDGKRGVAQKICYDAFELMAKRSGKDSLEVFEEAMNNVMPLLEVKARRIGGATYQVPIEVRPERRQTLGIRWMLIAARKRGEKLMSERVAGELLDASNNTGAAVKKREDTHKMAEANKAFAHYRY from the coding sequence GTGCCAAGAAAAGGACATATTTCAAAAAGAGACGTATTACCAGATCCAGTATACAATTCAAAAGTTGTTACTAAGTTTATAAATAGTATAATGGAAGATGGTAAGAGGGGTGTAGCCCAAAAGATATGCTATGACGCATTTGAGTTAATGGCAAAAAGAAGTGGAAAAGATTCTTTAGAAGTATTTGAAGAAGCTATGAACAATGTAATGCCATTGCTAGAAGTTAAAGCTAGAAGAATAGGTGGCGCTACTTATCAAGTTCCAATAGAAGTTAGACCAGAAAGAAGACAGACTTTAGGAATAAGATGGATGTTAATAGCAGCAAGAAAAAGAGGCGAAAAGCTAATGAGTGAAAGAGTAGCTGGTGAATTACTAGATGCATCTAACAACACAGGAGCAGCTGTTAAAAAGAGAGAAGATACTCATAAAATGGCAGAAGCTAATAAAGCATTCGCTCACTACAGATACTAA